CCGGGGCCAGCGCCTGCTCGCGGGCCGGCAGCGTATCATCATCCCGCCACTGCGCGAACCAGAGGTCCCGCCCCTCGCGCACCCCCAACTCCCACGACCGCACCTCCGCCCGCGCCCGCGCCACCGCCTCCCCCGGCAGCACCGGCGACTTGAGCGCCGACCCCACCGCCGCCGCCGGCCAGCCTTCGCGCACAATGCGCAGGCATTCCAGCAGGGTGCGCCCGGCGGCGCTCGCGCCCAGGGATTCCGTGCGCCCGCGCACCGGCACCTCGAAGCGCGCCAGCAGATGCGCGAAGCGCCCGCGCGCCTCGTCGCCGCGGGTGATGACGGCGATGTCGGCATAGCACGCGCGCCCGTCGGCGACGAGGCGACAGATCTCGCGCGCCACCTGCTCCGCCTCCTGAGCCGGGCTTCCCGCCTCCATGATCACCACTGAGCCGTCGGGGGGCTTGACCTGCGCCGCCGGATCGAACAGGCCCGCCGCGAGGTGACCGAGGTTGGCGGCATCATCGGCCGGCGGCGCCACCCGCGCCTCACACCCCGGCAGCCGCTTCAGGGCCTCCAGCGTGCGCGCGGAAGCGGCAAGCGCCTGCGGGCGACGCGGGTCGTGGCGAAGATGAATGAACACCTCGTCGGCGCTCTCGGCGATGGCCCCCAGCAGCCGCATCTGCACGCGGTGGAAGTCCCGGAAGCCGTGGAAGAAGAACCGCGTCACCGGCGCCAGGATTCGCGGATCTTCCTCCAGCGCGTTCACCGCGTGCCACATCAGCCCCTCACCGTCGTGCCGGGGATGGGCCGGGTCCTCCAGCAGCGTCTGGTAGCGCTCATAGAGGACCAGGAGATCCCCCAACTTGGCGCGCAGCGGCGCCTCCGTTTTCGGCAATCCATCCGCCGCCGCGCGCAGGTCGGGGGGGTGGATCATCGCCAGCTTCAGCTCGCCGATAAGGTCGCCCAGGGCGGCGGCGAAACCGGGGAAGCGCTGCACCCGGCGGAAAGTCGGCAGGTCGGCGTCGGCGACCTGCGCCTCGAGCAGCAGCGCGCGCTGCAGGTTGGAGAGGTTGCGTCCGCCCAGGCGTCGCGCCTCCGCGATGTCGCGCGCGAGGTCGTAGAAGGTGCGCAGGGGCCGGCCGAAGATGCCGGGCAGATCGAACTCGCGCAGCAGGCGTTCGGTGAGGTGGTCGGCGGCATCGCGCGTGGGCACGATGCACAGCATCCGCCCCCACTCGTCCCCGGCCAGGCGGCGCGCTAGGCGCGCCAGCCACTCCTTGTCGGCCGCCTCGCCGCCCGCGCTGACGAGAACCTCGACCCTCGACATGCCCGGCTTCCCCTTGCGCTTGCTGCCCATACGTTCTTCTGCGGGCAGGCCGGGCAACCTGCGGGACCGGAGCGCGGCAGCGGCGACGTCGCGCGTGGGCGGCGGGTGGGGGGGCGCAAGCGAGGAACGTCAGAAAGGGCGGCGGCGGGCCCTCAGCGTCCCCGGCTGGTGAAGAGCGCGATGATGCGCACCAGCAGGAAGCCCGCCACCGTTGCCAGCCCCACCGTCCCCAGCAGGGCCAGCAGGAGATCGGACTGCGCCACCTGCACCGCGTCGTTGAGGTCCAGCACCTGGGCCGTCAAGGTGGCCATGCGAAAGGATAGCAGGGCGCCGGCCGCTGCGATCAGAAACGACTGGAAAAGAACGATGATGAGCTGCGAAGCCGGCAGCGGCTGACGGATGGGCTTGGGCTTGGGCGCGTCGCCGACGGTCACCTCCAGCGCGAAGTGATCCACCGCCGCGCCGTTCTCGATCGAATCGTAGGACAGCTTGAGCAGGGCATAGCCGGTGCGGGCGGCGCGGAAGGTCCACAAGCGGGTTTGATCCGCCTCGTCCAGCAGCCACACCGTCTGCGTGTTGGTGGGCGACGACACGACTGCCAGCACGTTGGCGTCAACCTCCACGTGCCAGCTCGCTGCCGCATCGGTCTCCGGCAGGCTCAGCTCCAGCAGGTCGCCCACACCCAGCCGGATGGACTTGCCGTCGTCTTCTTTACCAACGGAGACTTTGGTTTGCACCTGGCTCTCCCGCGCGAGACGCCCCGCAGGTAATCATTCCGCATGACCCCACCCGTTCCTGCCAGCGCGCGCGGGATCAGCGGCGCGCGCCGTTGCCTCCTCGGCGATGCGGCGCGTTCGCGGCAAGCCCAGGTCGCGCAGCGCCTGGCGCAGTCGCGCTTCGCTCGCGCCCCCCCCACGGATTTCAGAGCAAGAACCCGCAACTCCTTCGCCTCCCCCAGGGGG
The sequence above is drawn from the Armatimonadota bacterium genome and encodes:
- a CDS encoding protease inhibitor I42 family protein; translation: MQTKVSVGKEDDGKSIRLGVGDLLELSLPETDAAASWHVEVDANVLAVVSSPTNTQTVWLLDEADQTRLWTFRAARTGYALLKLSYDSIENGAAVDHFALEVTVGDAPKPKPIRQPLPASQLIIVLFQSFLIAAAGALLSFRMATLTAQVLDLNDAVQVAQSDLLLALLGTVGLATVAGFLLVRIIALFTSRGR